One genomic window of Chanos chanos chromosome 13, fChaCha1.1, whole genome shotgun sequence includes the following:
- the cfap70 gene encoding cilia- and flagella-associated protein 70, whose protein sequence is MNPSQGTELKSVLVQITVQRGNNMRGSKTESLLSFVRAEFSDTVLGESQRIDALVDEVVHYNFTCSFECSEFAYTLDDVAHKPVLLTVIEVLPKEKKQKEEKTAIVGQAVVDLLPLLQGQCSLSSSLLLYPTSGSLAETASQDESIKPTLDVTICVCEPLLSDIQIANSNLLKVTVETAYSVPEVWNQVSGNPSSYVAALQVPLTAAKEQVLMFSNGVLKVGGEREPFPRPKKWPLGPLQASGAQFIPDSIIESSEMEYGDLTSAEDREFRAEAECNRLRVCWDTERRCFIDAGGAACLAGKIVECRLWPVEIMRSTQAGAAKGGKAGKEKPGEDETQISFHGVAYVDMAPLLYPGVKCIRGAYRLYPFYESDLLIKAKRNISSLRESIRAPATHTRGRVPSSVGSCKVAQSKVFEAQKGGKDAKESPKKGKPAQADSVTEVEPQVNVEGQMYADSKSYIIIEIALEKPLVPKRPPEELAKRVMELIPPRPPLPRRPAGADRAVQEYQAQVANVVTQILDQYQQLFGAAFALGAKLLDPSAQEQCKRQILGELNYSGKYFAFKEQLKYSVVRIVREKMLRTEAFTDPAQLQAFLSQLYVFLVDQMHVTLNKTLSVDAQETQPQPLLDCAQLRHFAREAQMNQDHKLAAQYYQERVARDRSNPDHWFDYGTYHMLVADFLKAEECFHQAVSIYQAHLPSLLMCGILAEMNGRYEDAETFFEGATCVDTKSVVAWTLFGLFYQAQEKSIQAEMAFLEATKQLRAAVFCSPRSQPESGRDEEKNEETTETTKNETGDHPCIAIMGNTENAEVGSHSSQDSDAGKETTDPEPAGAPHKTAPIRNRTSIYMETVQFLLENGASQMAQRALAQELLCPERSPSSFYHLALARLQLLKGEYRSAEASLRQALTGGFENPDVWATYGHLHFLTEDHSQAQKCYERTLDFVTDASDTHLIYLRLGSIYLQQGQFEKAKMTYLRACKSSPSCLTWLGLGIACYRLGDMTEAEVALTEANTLNNGNPDVWAYLSLVCLQTSRKLEAEQSYKYAIKLNLKNESLLQEIKELQIHVGFGNPCF, encoded by the exons aTGAATCCTTCTCAAGGAACTGAGCTTAAATCTGTTCTCGTGCAGATAACTGTTCAACGTGGGAATAACATG agagGCAGCAAGACAGAATCCCTCCTTAGTTTCGTTCGAGCCGAATTCAGTGACACAGTTCTGGGAGAGTCGCAAAGAATCGATGCATTGGTTGATGAGGTGGTACATTATAATTTCACCTGCAGCTTCGAATGTTCAGAATTTGCTTACACGCTCGATGACGTGGCGCATAAACCTGTCTTGT TGACAGTGATTGAGGTGCTACCAaaggagaaaaagcaaaaggaagagaagaCGGCCATTGTGGGACAAGCTGTTGTGGACCTGTTGCCTCTGTTGCAAg GACAGTGCAGTCTGTCATCCTCTCTTCTGCTGTACCCTACCTCTGGCTCCTTGGCTGAGACTGCTTCTCAAGATGAGAGCATTAAG CCAACACTGGATGTCACCATCTGCGTCTGCGAACCTTTGCTCTCGGATATCCAGATCGCAAACTCCAATCTGTTAAAAGTCACTGTGGAGACAGCATACTCAGTTCCAGAGGTCTGGAACCAAGTTTCTGGAAATCCCTCTAGTTATGTTGCAGCTCTACAAGTCCCTCTCACTGCTGCG AAAGAACAAGTCCTAATGTTCTCTAATGGGGTTTTGAAAGTTGGTGGGGAGAGGGAGCCTTTTCCCAGGCCCAAAAAGTGGCCCCTTGGTCCCCTCCAAGCCTCTGGAGCACAGTTCATACCGGACTCTATAATCGAGTCCTCTGAGATGGAGTATGGAGATCTCACCAGTGCTGAG gACAGGGAATTCAGAGCTGAGGCTGAGTGTAATAGACTCAGAGTGTGTTGGGACACTGAACGCCGCTGCTTTATTGATGCCGGGGGTGCAGCCTG tcttGCAGGCAAGATTGTTGAATGCAGACTATGGCCAGTAGAGATAATGAGGTCGACACAGGCTGGAGCGGCTAAAGGAGGAAAAGCTGGCAAAGAGAAGCCA GGAGAAGATGAGACCCAGATTTCCTTTCATGGAGTTGCCTATGTGGACATGGCACCACTGTTGTATCCAGGGGTCAAATGTATTCGTGGAGCTTATCGACTGTACCCTTTCTACGAGTCTGACCTTCTGATCAAG GCCAAACGGAATATCAGTAGTCTGCGAGAGAGCATTAGAGCGCCAGCGACACATACCAGAGGTCGTGTCCCCTCTTCTGTTGGCTCCTGCAAAGTAGCCCAGAGTAAAGTCTTTGAAGCTCAGAAAGGGGGCAAAGATGCCAAGGAATCTCCCAAAAAG GGGAAGCCTGCCCAAGCTGATAGTGTGACTGAGGTAGAACCTCAAGTAAATGTGGAAGGACAG atgTATGCAGATTCAAAATCATACATTATCATTGAAATTGCCTTGGAAAAACCATTGGTTCCAAAGAGACCACCAGAGGAACTTGCAAAACG AGTAATGGAGCTGATCCCTCCTAGACCTCCACTCCCCCGTCGACCAGCAGGAGCAGACAGA GCTGTGCAGGAGTACCAGGCTCAGGTAGCCAATGTAGTAACCCAGATCCTGGATCAGTACCAGCAGCTGTTTGGTGCGGCTTTTGCACTGGGGGCGAAACTCTTAGACCCCTCCGCTCAGGAACAGTGCAAGAGACAGATCCTTGGCGAGCTCAACTACTCTGGGAAGTACTTTGCATTCAAAGAGCAATTAAAA TACTCGGTGGTGCGGATCGTTCGTGAGAAGATGCTGCGGACAGAGGCCTTTACTGACCCTGCACAGCTCCAAGCCTTTCTCAGCCAGCTCTACGTTTTCCTGGTGGACCAGATGCATGTGACTCTCAATAAG ACTCTGTCAGTGGATGCCCAAGAGACTCAGCCGCAGCCATTGTTGGACTGTGCCCAGCTGAGGCACTTTGCCAGGGAAGCCCAGATGAATCAGGACCACAAGCTGGCTGCCCAGTACTACCAAGAG cggGTGGCTCGAGACCGCAGTAATCCTGACCACTGGTTTGACTATGGAACCTATCACATGCTGGTGGCAGACTTCCTGAAAGCAGAGGAGTGTTTCCATCAGGCTGTATCCATTTATCAAGCACATTTACCCAG CTTACTCATGTGTGGGATTTTGGCAGAGATGAATGGACGCTATGAAGATGCTGAGACCTTTTTTGAAGGGGCCACTTGTGTGGATACGAAAAGTGTTGTGGCCTGGACCCTATTTG GTCTGTTCTATCAGGCTCAGGAGAAATCAATCCAGGCAGAAATGGCTTTCTTGGAGGCCACTAAGCAGCTGAGGGCAGCCGTCTTCTGCAGCCCACGCAGCCAGCCGGAGTCaggaagagatgaagagaagaatgAGGAAACCACAGAGACTACAAAGAATGAAACAGGTGACCACCCCTGCATCG CTATTATGGGCAACACAGAGAATGCTGAGGTTGGTTCTCATAGCAGCCAGGACAGTGATGCAGGCAAAGAGACAACTGATCCCGAACCTGCGGGTGCGCCACACAAAACTGCTCCCATCAGAAACCGCACCAGTATTTACATGGAGACAGTCCAGTTCCTACTTGAGAACGGTGCTTCACAG atggcCCAAAGAGCCCTGGCTCAAGAGCTGTTGTGTCCAGAGAGGAGTCCCAGCAGTTTCTATCACCTGGCTCTGGCCCGGCTACAGCTGCTGAAAGGGGAGTACCGCAGTGCTGAGGCCAGTCTGAGGCAGGCACTCACCGGGGGCTTTGAG AACCCTGATGTCTGGGCAACGTACGGTCATTTGCACTTCCTGACTGAGGATCACAGTCAAGCTCAGAAGTGCTATGAGCGGACCCTTGACTTTGTGACCGatgcctcagacacacacctcaTCTATCTACGCCTGGGCTCCATCTACCTGCAACAAGGACAG TTTGAAAAGGCCAAAATGACATACCTTCGTGCCTGCAAGAGCTCCCCCTCATGCCTCACCTGGCTGGGGTTAGGGATTGCCTGCTACCGG CTCGGGGACATGACCGAAGCAGAGGTTGCTCTGACGGAGGCCAACACCCTAAATAATGGAAATCCAGATGTCTGGGCCTACCTGTCACTGGTTTGTTTACAG ACAAGCAGAAAGCTTGAAGCAGAACAGTCCTATAAGTATGCCATTAAG CTGAACTTAAAAAACGAGTCCCTTTTACAGGAGATCAAGGAGCTGCAGATTCATGTTGGGTTTGGCAATCCTTGTTTCTGA
- the hmox2b gene encoding heme oxygenase 2 has protein sequence MPAEVKEENGRVEGMANGAGLLYEEKDSDESVRPGDLSELLAAGTKEVHEKAENTQFVKDFLRGRISRELFKLGAVALYYTYTAMEEEIEKNKDHPHFAPLYFPNELHRHEALARDLEYFYGEDWENQISCSPATQKYVDRIHEIGQDDPVLLVAHAYTRYMGDLSGGQVLKKVAQRALKLPPTGEGLNFYQFDGIHSAKAFKQLYRSRMNELELDAATKERIVAEAVLAFQFNMEVFGELEEIGKTLQDDVVDGGIPAHGDMQGDISKCPYYAAKMAASGGSAYAYQMATALLRKPTGQVLLAAWIALLAGAAAWYLM, from the exons ATGCCTGCAGAGGTGAAGGAAGAGAATGGGAGAGTGGAGGGTATGGCCAATGGCGCAGGGCTGTTATATGAAGAGAAGGATTCAGATGAAAGTGTCAG GCCTGGAGATCTCTCAGAGTTGTTGGCTGCAGGGACCAAAGAAGTTCATGAGAAGGCAGAAAACACTCAGTTTGTCAAAGACTTTCTCCGCGGCCGGATCAGCAGGGAGCTCTTTAAG CTTGGTGCTGTTGCTTTATATTACACGTATACGGCGATGGAGGAGGAGATCGAGAAGAATAAAGATCACCCTCATTTTGCCCCCCTCTACTTCCCAAATGAATTGCATCGTCACGAGGCCCTAGCCCGGGACCTAGAATACTTCTACGGGGAGGACTGGGAGAACCAGATCAGCTGTTCCCCAGCCACGCAGAAGTACGTAGACCGCATTCACGAAATTGGGCAGGACGATCCCGTCTTGCTGGTGGCTCACGCCTACACCCGCTACATGGGCGACCTGTCAGGGGGTCAGGTCCTGAAGAAGGTCGCTCAGCGTGCCCTGAAGCTGCCGCCCACTGGAGAGGGGCTTAACTTCTACCAGTTTGATGGCATTCACAGTGCCAAGGCTTTCAAACAGCTTTATCGCAGCCGCATGAACGAGCTGGAGCTTGACGCCGCCACCAAGGAGAGGATAGTGGCAGAGGCTGTGCTGGCCTTCCAGTTTAACATGGAA GTTTTTGGTGAGTTGGAAGAGATAGGTAAAACTTTGCAGGATGATGTTGTAGATGGAGGAATTCCTGCTCATGGAGACATGCAAGGAGACATCAGCAAATGCCCTTACTACGCTGCCAAAATGG CTGCCAGTGGCGGATCAGCGTACGCCTATCAAATGGCTACAGCTCTCCTGAGGAAGCCCACCGGCCAGGTCCTTCTGGCTGCCTGGATCGCTCTTCTGGCTGGAGCAGCCGCCTGGTACCTCATGTGA
- the dnaja3a gene encoding dnaJ heat shock protein family (Hsp40) member A3a, with translation MMASNAARCSSRWITVAVSSCHRRACLTFASSANGGPRSVTKVRAQQFWSAGSVLRQGPGNAVTLRGLSGVTSPHVICKLSFHTSAPSSSKQDYYQVLGVPRTATQKEIKKAYYQLAKKYHPDTNKDDPQAKEKFAQLAEAYEVLSDEGKRKQYDTYGSAGFDPGQAGAGQQQYWGGGASMDPEELFRKIFGEFSGARGFGDFNAIFDQPQEYVMELTFTQAAKGVNKEISVNIEANCQRCDGKGHEPGSKIQHCHHCNGTGMETVNTGPFVMRSTCRRCGGRGSVMTYPCTACRGMGQTKQRRTVMVPVPAGIEDGQTVRMPVGKKEIFITFRVQKSPVFRRDGADIHSDVYVSVAQAILGGTVRAQGLYETLNLSIPAGVQADQRIRLSGKGIPRVSGYGYGDHYVHVKIRIPKMLTDRQRALVMSYAEDESDVEGTVNGVTNTATGKRSTGN, from the exons ATGATGGCGTCCAATGCTGCTCGATGTTCATCACGTTGGATTACAGTTGCCGTGTCCTCTTGCCACCGTCGGGCTTGCTTGACCTTTGCTTCAAGTGCTAATGGAGGCCCTCGTTCTGTCACCAAAGTTAGAGCCCAACAGTTCTGGTCTGCTGGTAGTGTTTTGCGCCAGGGGCCAGGGAATGCCGTGACATTGAGGGGGCTGTCAG GTGTGACGTCACCTCATGTCATTTGCAAGTTGTCATTTCACACCAGTGCCCCCAGCTCCAGCAAGCAGGATTATTACCAGGTGCTCGGAGTTCCACGTACTGCCACccaaaaagagataaagaaagccTACTACCAG CTGGCTAAAAAGTATCACCCTGATACAAACAAAGATGATCCTCAGGCAAAGGAGAAATTTGCACAGCTTGCTGAAGCATATGAG GTACTCAGTGACGAGGGGAAGAGGAAGCAGTATGACACGTACGGGTCGGCAGGGTTCGACCCGGGCCAGGCCGGGGCTGGACAGCAGCAGTACTGGGGCGGAGGGGCCAGCATGGACCCAGAGGAACTCTTCCGAAAAATCTTTGGGGAGTTTTCGGGCGCTCGGGGTTTCGGGGACTTCAACGCCATTTTCGATCAGCCACAAgag TATGTGATGGAGCTGACGTTCACTCAGGCGGCCAAAGGCGTTAATAAGGAGATTTCCGTCAACATTGAGGCCAACTGCCAACGTTGCGATGGCAAAGGTCACGAACCAGGCTCTAAAATCCAGCACTGCCACCACTGTAACGGCACAGGCATG GAGACCGTCAACACGGGACCGTTCGTGATGCGCTCTACCTGCCGTCGCTGCGGTGGGAGGGGCTCCGTGATGACCTACCCCTGCACGGCATGTCGAGGGATGGGTCAGACCAAGCAGAGACGGACCGTCATGGTACCCGTGCCAGCCG GCATTGAAGATGGACAGACTGTGAGAATGCcagtgggaaagaaagagatcTTCATTACATTCAGG GTCCAGAAGAGTCCTGTGTTCAGGAGGGACGGAGCAGACATCCACTCTGACGTCTATGTCTCTGTGGCCCAGGCCATCCTGGGGGGCACAGTCCGGGCTCAGGGCCTCTATGAGACCCTAAACCTTTCG ATTCCAGCCGGAGTTCAGGCAGACCAGCGGATTCGTCTTTCAGGGAAAGGCATCCCACGGGTCAGCGGTTACGGTTACGGAGACCACTACGTCCACGTCAAGATCCGGATTCCTAA GATGCTGACGGACAGACAACGGGCTCTCGTGATGAGTTACGCTGAAGACGAGTCTGACGTAGAAGGAACTGTCAATGGAGTCACCAATACTGCCACAG GTAAAAGATCGACTGGGAACTGA